The Penicillium oxalicum strain HP7-1 chromosome IV, whole genome shotgun sequence genome contains a region encoding:
- a CDS encoding Cyanate hydratase, with translation MSLATLDPSQHPYLPESSTTLFRAKATKKLTFEQIAQHLGRNEVAAAAIFYGQAKASPEDIQKLSELLGIPHETLEGQLGGFPDRGRTVEMPPKEPLIYRLYEIVQNYGYAYKAVLNEKFGDGIMSAISFSTKVEKETDADGNNWAVITLRGKW, from the exons ATGTCTCTCGCAACCCTCGAT CCCTCCCAACACCCCTACCTCCCCGAGTCCTCCACAACCCTCTTCCGCGCCAAAGCCACCAAAAAACTCACCTTTGAACAAATCGCCCAACACCTTGGTCGCAACGAAGtcgccgccgcggccatCTTCTACGGCCAGGCCAAGGCCTCCCCCGAAGACATCCAGAAACTCTCCGAACTACTCGGCATCCCCCACGAAACACTGGAGGGACAGCTGGGTGGATTTCCAGACCGGGGTAGAACGGTGGAGATGCCGCCCAAGGAACCGTTAATTTATCGCTTGTATGAGATTGTGCAGAATTATGGGTATGCGTACAAGGCGGTGCTGAATGAGAAGTTTGGAGATGGTATTATGAGTGCGATTTCCTTCTCGACcaaggtggagaaggagacggaTGCGGATGGGAATAATTGGGCGGTGATTACGTTGAGAGGAAAGTGGTAA